In Setaria italica strain Yugu1 chromosome IX, Setaria_italica_v2.0, whole genome shotgun sequence, the genomic stretch GGAGCCGTGGAGGATatcatgctgctgctgctggtttaCCTGGTTGCCTCTATTAGGTTCTGCTATTTTTCTATTGGCAGTGTCACATGACTGCACCATCATATGGCGCATCAGCAAGGAGTTGTTTACACTTTACAGCGAGGAGGAATCGATATctatcttctcctcctccttatcTTATTCTTATCGGAACAACATCATCCGAGTTTGTTCATCTTTATTCTAATGTTGCCTTCTAGAATCTAAGAGCCTGCCTGAAAATTTCGGGACTCCTACCGCATGGGGGCGTGTTTGTTTCCGATTTTGTGTCGGATTCTAGTGGAAAAAATCGAACAAAGCCCCCAATTCTTGTTCGATTCCATAGGAATCAGATTTTTTCTCGAGCGGAATTACAACGTGACCTAAGAATCGGGACGGGTGCTCCCGCAAAAACCAGCACCCGTTCATCCCTCCGCGCCCTTCCGCTCGTCCCTCCTGGGCGGTGCTGCCGGCCCCTCCCCGTCCTGCCGGCAGCCCCTCCCGGCCGGTCCACGCACCGCCAtcagcccctccgccggcctccttctcccacACGTTGACCTGCGCGTGCTACCGGTGGTGGTGTGGCCCCGTCAccggcccctccacctcctgttgACACCGGCCATGGCCCCTCCGCCCAAGGATTTAACCCGTTAGTGCTGCCGGCCGCCGAGCACCACCCCGGCATCGAGCTCCCTgtccataaaaaaaaatcaggttgTCAAACACTCTGCTTCTCTTACTAGCAGATTCTGTGGACAACAGCTTTTCAGAGTAGCTAGATTTCAAAGAATCGCTActcagaaaagctaaaacaaacagGCACATGGTACATAACAATGTGCTTGTACTTTTAGGCCAAACTTTTCCAGAACACGTTTTTGATCCTGCAAAAATATACCCctttttcaaaattttaattcaaattcaaattacaCTTTAGACTTTTTTTTAACTTATTATCGGAATTTGTTTTCTCGTTTTATTAcgaaaaaagtccattttactctgAACCGACGTTTCCATTTTGCCGCTTGCCATTTTTCTGAGTCGTGTCGTGTGGCCTGTTTGACCAACCAGCTCGAACTAGAAGCCCGGAACAACACGAAGCCCTCGGGCCTTACCGTGCCGCCGCCTAACCAATCCAccgccgcgcctcgccgccaGCCACCTGCTTCGGCTGCGCCGCCTGCCTGCTTCACCCTCGCCTCGCGTCTCCCGTGCTTCTCAGcgaggcagccgccgccgcgtagCGGCTATACGGCTTGGCCGGCGCCCCgctgctcgtcctcgagctAGGCAGGGCGGATTTGTTCCTCTCGTCCCGGAGGCGGAGAAGACTACCCCGCACGCTCGGGGAGCCGGTTGGGGCCGCCCGGCCCGCGATGTCGTCGAGCAGGTTCTCGCCGGCGCTGCAGGCGTCGGATCTCAACGACTTCATCGCCCCCTCGCAGGACTGCGTCATCTCCCTCAACAAGAattcctccgccgcccgccgcctccaggTACTGACACCGCCCTCTCCGCCTGGTTTCGTTGATTACCCTAGTCTTGGTGTCCGGATATATGCACCGGCTGAGTGCAGTTTGAGCTCACCCGCGATATTTGTTTTAAACTTTAGACGGTGATTTGCGCGATCAATATTCCCAATATGATTGTGTAGTGGCGTCGAGCAGTAGGCTGTAGGCCGTGCTCAGCAGGCAAAGACATGGCAAATAGCAAATACTTagaagggaggatgaaggaaCGGGAAATGAAATTGATTTGTGTTCTCATGTTTGCTTCTGTGGAATAAAATACGAAGGACAAAAATCGAGTTAGCTATAGTTTAACTCTTAATAAatgtttttttcttcaaaatctaTATATTATAGATTGATAATTATAGCATCAAGTGTTATTTTGTCCAACTATGTCTTATAAACGTGCTTCAGTGGGTCGGAAGCAAATTATGGCCTGTAATGAGCAGACATGGCGTCTTCAGATTATCAGAAGTACTCATGTTCATTCTTTAATTCAATGGTCATTCTATGTTTTGCACTGAAGGACTAACCTAGTACGTTTGCTTCCCTTTTGCACTAAAACCCATGTCCCATCAAGCTGAAAGATCAGTATCTGCTTTTTAGATGCAAACAAGAAAGCTAGGCAAAGTTGTACCATGCACAAAAAAACCTGAGCACCATACTTGCCCCTACTTGTTGCGTAATAGGCTCTGGTAGCGCAGCTTGTCTATAATTTGCATCTAGGCAAAAAGGATTGTTTGTATGTTGCAGGACATGTACAACATGTTCTGAAAAATTTCTAGCTTTATTCTACTTCTATCAGATCAGTTAGGAAAAGTGTTACAGCCTACTGAATGAAACCTTCCACATTTTTGCCAACAACCTACCACTTTGAAAGGGCTAAGTAGATAACTAGATACCCGTGTACATTTCTGATTATAATCAGCTTCACATCTGCGCCATTGGATCTTCATAAAGCAATTCCATTCCTTGTCTACTGCCTTTCTGCACACCATCCCCCATATTCCTGACAATGAAATTCTACAGAtcaaacaaaaggaaaataCGGTGAGCACAAAGCCTCCAGAGGAAGCAGTCAAGATTTCGCTAAAAGACTGTTTGGCATGCAGGTTTTTTCATTTCTGTTTTTCACTCTTCAAACCAGTTCTAAAGTAAGTAACATGCTCAAACTCAATGAATGCTGATTGTTACATTTTTATCTTAGTGGTTGTATAACATCAGCAGAGACGGTTATGCTGGAGAAGCAAAGCTTGGGTGACTTCATTGCTCGCATAAACTCTGGCAAAACTGTTATTGTATCTGTGTCTCCCCAGTCAAGAGCATCACTAGCTGCATTCTTCGGTCTTTCTCAATCACAGGTAATTAATCATGGGTTTCCCATATCCATTCCCCTGTCAGAAGCATCACCCTGGCTCGTATGCCCTTGTAAATGTTTCCCACAAGCCATTGTGGTCAAAAAGTACTGTAAGCTTGCACTTTAATTATGATAACTAAAGCAGAATGTAACTTCTTTAATTTCAGGTTCTCAGAAAACTTACTGCTTTGTTCAAATCGATGGGCGTAAAGGCCGTTTATGACACAAGCTCTAGTAGAGACCTATCCCTTATTGAAGCTTGCAATGAATTTGTATCACGTTATCAGAAAAACCAATCATCTAGTGGCCAAGAAGCTGGAGCCAGTCTTCCAATGATTTCATCTGCATGCCCAGGTAAAATTTTTGTTGGGAAGTTGGGAACATGACATATGAATACTTATGTAATGTACTTTGGGTTTCAAAATGCGGTGACGTTGCATACATAATACTAATGGTCTGGTACTATCTTTTTCTGCATTTTCTTTAGAAATAAGTACGGGATTTGTTCACAAAATATGTGTTTAACACCTCTTCCTCTTGCAGGTTGGATATGCTATGCTGAAAAGACTCTTGGTTCATATATCCTACCTTATATCTCATCTGTAAAGAGCCCTCAACAGGCGATTGGTGCAGCTATTAAGCACCATGTGGTTGAAAAACTAGGTCTCAAGTGAGTATTTGCCTCTGATCTGGATAGATCTTGAAATCAATTGTTCctacggtcacacaaattctgCGATACAACTTGGCAGTACTATGTTTGCAAAAGTTATAATACCATAAGTGATGTATTTGTTGTTTTTAAAGAATGTTGATACGAGTTAATGAGAGTTGACTGCATGCTTCCCACTGATCGTTGTAATTTTTGTTTTAAGAAAACCTAAACCAAAACTCTAAAAAATGTGTTGTcaaaaatagcagaggctggtTCCTCCTTCCCTTTCATAAATTTAGATCGAGTGACCAAGTCCACTTCATAATCTTCTTGTATTCAGTTGAGTAAGCAAATGTCCTCCATTTCCTGAAGATCACTAATTATTTTGAAACAATCACTGTTCTTTATATATTGTTAGTTTCTACTTTCTAGTATATGACATtttcaacctttttttttttggctatgTAGGCCATATGATGTCTATCATGTTACTGTGATGCCATGCTATGATAAGAAGCTAGAAGCTGTCCGGGATGATTTTGTTTTCTCAGTAGATGGTAAAGAAGTCACAGAGGTGGATTCAGTACTGACTACTGGTGAAGTATTAGACCTGATACAGGTTGCTAACTTGATTCTTATTCTTGCCTGTACGGTGAATATGAAAAAGTAGGGAGACACTCAGTATGATTTATGTGTTTGTGCAGTCCAAATCTATCGATTTCAAGACACTAGAGGAATCTTCCTTGGACAGATTGTAAGTCCATGTCTTGGTGTTTTGTTCTGTGCCTATACACATCAAATATCTTGTCAAGTGCAGGAGCATTAATTAATCATAATATGTTTAGCTGCTACttcttttctataaatttaatATGCTTTATTTTAACCACTTGTTGTGAGGAAAAAAATCCATGGAATTATCATGTAGTACCATAATATACCACAGTTCTCTTTATTTTAACTAGTTGTAAGAAAAGAAAATCCATGGAGTTATCGTGTACTACCATACCACAGTTTTTTTATATCACTGATTAATTTATCTCAGAAAGTCAGAATTGACAAATATTTTGCCTCACTATAACCTAGGCTAACAAATGTTGATGAGGAAGGCCATCTCTATGGGGTTTCTGGAGGTTCTGGGGGCTATGCAGAAATAGTCTTTCGCCATGCTGCACGTGCAATCTACAAGAGAGAAATAGAGGGTCCTCTTGATTTCAGAACCTTGCGAAATTCAGATTTCCGCGAAATTACATTGGAGGTAAACTCATTCCCATGATGGAGAAAACCATCGACTCTTTTGCCAAACTAGAGTGAACTTGCATTATATGTGTATAACAATTACCAAATGCTGCTTGTGCTAGCAGGTGGAGGGCAAACCTGTTTTGAAGTTTGCACTTTGTTATGGATTCAGGAACCTGCAGAATATTGTTAGGAAGATTAAGATGGGAAAATGTGAATACCACTTTATTGAAGTTATGGCGTGTCCTTCAGGTACTGCATTATGACAGCCTTTGCAAGTTACTTGTAGGAAGTTCTGGAGTGTAGGATCTGATATGCTCTATGATGCGTTTATTACTCTTCTGCAGGTTGCCTGAATGGGGGAGGCCAAATAAAGCCTGTTCAGGGCCAATCTGCCAAGGAACTTATCCAGCAATTGGAGAGTGTGTACACACAAGATGTATGCTACTAACTGAACTATATTTCATGTATAGTTAAAAAGGCAACTTGCTTATCAGTGTGCATCTTTGTCTTGACCTCACTTAAAGTAATCAACATTCATGTCAGAGACATGTAGACTTTGTCGTTGATATACCCTAGTCATCACTCAAAATTTTTCATATTAGAATAGATGATCTACTTTTTATTCTGTTATATTCTCTCCTACATTTGTATTTTGGCTTTGGGTTTCTTCTTTGTCTAATGTCATTAGCTTGCTACTCATACTGTGATTCTGCCTCTTTCAATAGAGGGAAAGTAAAACCATCTGTTCATCTGTCACAGCTGCTATTGAATTTCTAGTAGCTTTGATTAGCTGAACAATTCTTAACTTGCAGACCATTTATTCCATGTTATTTATCCTTCTGTTTTCTTTTGGATAGGATGCTATTTATTCTCCAGTTTGTTGCCATAATTTTATCCTCAAGTGGGAATATGTTATAACTGATGAGTGTTTTTCCGAGCTGTCATTTGGCAAGGGCTCTACATGAATTGTTTACTTTATGTCAGTTATTATGCACTTCCACTAATTGTGTATCTTGTGTACCAGGTATCAATTTCTGATCCTTTCGATAACCCTATCACGAAAAGATTATACGACGAATGGCTGGGGCAACCTGGTTCAGAGAATGCGAAGAAGTACTTGCACACAGATTATCACCCTGTTGTGAAGAGTGTGGCTTCACAGTTACAGAATTGGTGATAACGGCTCGTTTTTGCACTGGGAATTCCAATGCACTTCAAGAGCCAGGAGGGACTTTGGACTTGCACACAGAACAATCATGGCGTCCTCTCCATGCTAAGGGAATATTGATCACACAGCAATATAAACATCGCCAAAGTTTCTTTTTTGTAATCTTTAAAGCGAAGAAATTTTGTTAGGCAATAGTTTTTCAGCTGCTTTCTGGGTAATGTTGTACATTACCAAAGGGGAAGAATAGTTAAAAATTTTAATATGTAAAAATGAACGAGAAAGGTCTAGATGACCTTATACTGTCTGGCCCAATTATCCTTTTAGTagtataagaaaaaaaagatgagcTTTTGGTTACCCAGTATCTGCTTTACATTCTTTGAGCAAATTTGAATGCTGTTCAGTATCCAACACCTTTCTTGACTCTTGAGGTAAAAGGAGGCACCATTGTCTTAGATTTGGGATGGAGTTTCAGAATTAAGTAGAACCCTGCGCGGCGGCGTTGCCGCGCCATTCAGCGTTGGTGCAGCTGTTTTGTTGTAATCTTACGTTGGCCCTGTGTGTGCATGAGCGTGAGGTAATCCTCTTTCTGTACTTTGAAAGGGTGCAATGAAATGCGCAGTTCATGGTCAGCCAAATCACCACGCGTGCGTGACGGGGACGCGAGGCGGCCGCCCCGCGCGACTCGACACCCCTACCCCAACCAAAAGGGAAGTCAACCAGAAGCCAGGCCACGCgacaccaccacctcccccgtCACAAATCCGCGGGGGGGAGGGCGGcagcaggcagcggcggcggcggcggcggcccccgcgACGGGACGAGAGAGAGtgagcgcgcgcgcggcgaTGGAGCGGCGGGGGCAGCAGCCTGAAGACGCGGAGCCGCCGGGCAAGGACGGCCCCAGCGGcgctccggctccgccgccgtctccggtAAAATCCGCTCGCCTTCATGTCGTTCAAAGCCCCCGCCAATTTTGACAGCACGCGCGCGCGTTTCTCTACCTGTTGGCAGTTCCTGGAGGTGACGTGCCGGAGCTCCGGCAAGGTCCGGCGGTTCGCGGCGGGGACGACGGCCCGGTACGCGCTGCACGCCATCAACCGCAAGCTGGACCCCGGGGCCCCGCCGGCGCTGCACGTCGAGGCCGTCAGGGACGGCGAGGAGCCCGTCAGCTTCGGCCCCAGCGCCGCCCTCGCCGACTACGGCCGCGGCTGGCGGCTGCAGACCGTCACCGCGCAGGACGCGCCCGGGATCCATCACGCGACGCGCGATGACACGGTACGCGACGACTGGGTAGCCTAGTACCGAGCTGCATCCTGCTGTCTTCTTGACTAAAAGTTCGATTTCTCTGAAGAATCGAGAGCTGATCAGCATGGATCTGAGAGATTAATTCTTGCGTTGATCGTTGCAGAAACGGGGTGAGACGCAGGCTGCCGAGGATGCCGTTGCCAGAGAGACCACGAGGAGCACTTCCGTCTACATCGCCAAGATCGTGCTCGCGTTCGTGTTCATCTTCTTGCTCGGCGGGCTGTTCACATACATGCTCGAGGTGCTCCCCGACATGCTCCAGACTTCACCGACGCCTGAATCTCTGTAATGAAACCCGCTGACTGCAGATGAATCACACATGTACCATTCCAGCGACATGTTCCCCCCTTTCTGATAAGATCGTGTGCAACCTTCCATCGTAGTCGATGGCAACTTATCtcattgcaagtttgcaacgaCATGGAAAATCCATCATCTTTGTTAGTTTCATGTCCTGGCGGATCCGAAATCCGTAGCGACCAACAGACTCGCATTGCATGTTTTGAGGCGCTGGTGCCAACACATGGTTGTCGCGGCGACACGGGCGTCCCGGACTCCattgccgcgccgcgccgtgccgaAACGAAACCCATCTGGACTCCCATCCATCCCGGCCTTGCTAAACCTTATACGaaacaaacaaagaaagaaaaaaaaagcaagtcGCCCAAGGCGGCCGGGAGCGGAGGCGGTTACGAGGAGCCGGCTGCCGGTGGGAGGATGGCCGACCACCTGCCCGACGACCTCCTGGCGGACGTGCTAGTCCGGCTGGCGCCGCGCGGGCTCGCCACGTCCCGCGGCGTCTGCCGGTCCTGGCGCGCCGTCGtcgacgcccgccgcctgctGCGCGCGGACCTCCTCCCGCTCTCGCTCGAGGGCCTCCTCCTCGAGGTCGACGCCTGGGCCCTGGCCCTCTTCTCCCGGCCGTCGACGGGCCCGGCGACCTGCGACGGCCTCGTCGGCTTCCTCGGCGCCGACGGCACGAGGCAGCTCGACACCTACATGCGCGGCCACTGCAAcggcctgctcctgctccaggaGCTCGTGATCAACCCCGCCACCGGGCAGTGGGCGCGCCTGCCcgggcctccgccaccgccactacCGGGCTTCGACTAAGACGTCTGCCTCGCGTTCGATCCGGCCGTGTCGCCGTACTACGAGGTGTTCTCTGTTGTGAATTGAGAAGACAAAATGTATGCGAGAGAAAGAGAGATAACAGTGAATCGGTGTTCTTTATTAATGAAGCAtgagtacttcctccgtttcaaaatgtaggtcgttttggattttttaatgtatagattttgctatgcagtTAAATATAggattatatctagatatatagtataTACAAAACGAtatacattttggaacggagggagtacctaaaTCACAGGGAGGTGGTTAGGAGATAATCTCCCGGGACAATCCGATCGTGGGCAGCTCCACGTCCGTTGTCCTCGGACGTGCGCACGTCGCGCAGTCCGGGCggcccgtcgccgcgcgcgcgggAGTTTTCCCGCTCGGTACTTTGGACGCGGTCAACCTGCGAAAACGATTCGCAACATTCTCGATCCCTGAGGATCCTTACTCACTGCTGAAGCGATCAGAATGGCAGCCCTCGCCATTGGTCCTGCCCGTCTTCTCGTCGAGGACGGGACAGTGGGAGGAGAGGACCTTGGTGCCGGAAGGACATGGTCCCTGCTGCCACCATGCAGGAGCTACCGTGACCGCGGCGACGGGCCATGGCTCCTACGGTACCTCGGcgaagatgacgacgacgacgaagggcAGTTCGAGTGGAGCTCTGACATCGAGGACGTTGCTGAGCCTGAGGACGGGGCTGGCGGCTGCAATGGAGATGACGATGACACCGATGAGTGGGCTAGAAACTTGGAATACATTGATTTCCTCGGATTCCATCCTTTCAAGGAGGTTGTCTTCTTGCGTCAGTCAGGCGAAAGAGGGATCGCCTATCATTTGGATCGCTCAAAGATTCAAGACATGGGCACCTTGGACCTTCGTCGCACGACTGAATTTATAGAAATGGCTTTTCCCTACACACCATGTCGGATGGGAGTGTTTCCTGAGAACAATTAACTTAGAAGTACCAAGAGCATGGATCTGGGTACAAGACAAGTTTGTCCTGATTGAAGACTCCTTGCTTCTTAATTGCAAGAAAGACAAAAGCAGTTGCAATTCTGTTATTTTGTGGCCCATTTCTGCTCCTCTCCCGTAATTTAAGTTCACTGTGAGGAATGCTAATGTCATACCACGataatttttctttcttcactTTGACGAATGATAAAAACACTGCGAGTCAAGTCCCAGGCACACGTGGCTCATCAAGTTCATGGGAGAGAACCCAGAACAGAGGTCCTGGAGAAGCGACGCGGTATGGTCTCAACTCCGTTTGCGGCAGGAAGAGCATTTGGAGATCAACAAGAGGTCGAACGGCGGCACGTCGCATCTCAGACGGTCAGGCGTGAACAGCATGCCTTACACCAATAAGGTATAGTAAGCTAAAGAATCAGTTCAATTAACGTCATGAAATCATTCCTCAAACCCATGAGTTCATTTCCACAGAGCGAGATGATACAGATTAATGGTCGTAGGATTATTGTGCTCTATTGTGCAACCAAAAGACGACATATTTCTGGATGTTTTGCCGGCTTAGGCACAAACACGAATGAAAATGGCTCAAATCACActgcttgaaaaaaaaacatgctttGAGTACAAATCAACCGATATGTTTTCAAAAAATGGGTGAAATGTTGCAGCTATCGAGTACAAAAACTCACTTGGCTAATATAATAAACAGCAGCACGAAGCTATCGTTGCATCCCGATAGGcaaactaaaataaaaatacTCAAGTATCCTTTGAGACGGCGATGCAACAATTAGAATGCTGCTGATTAAGCATAATCACTGGAACTCTCTCAAACAGTCAAATCAAGACTAATGCATCCCACATTCCATCGAGACGATGATCCAACAATTAAAATTCTGCAGATGAAGCATGATATCATCGGAACTCCTCTCAAAAGGGCAGCAGTAGTTCAAAAACAGGGCAGAAGTGATAGAGTAGAGGTGCTTGTTTCAAAAGAACAGCAGCTAGATAGCATCACATTCACTCGGGCTGAATAAGTATAAATGCTTGATCTCTGACCGCACACCCAGAGGCAGCCATCCCAGCATGATCCAACAATTAAAATTCTGCGGATGAAGAACTCCTCTCAAAAGGGCAGTGATAGTTCATTGACAGGGTAGAAGAAGTGATAGACCAGTGGTGTGGTGTCAAAACAGCAGCAGCTAGATAGCATAACATTCACTCAGGCTGAATAAGCATGAATGCATGATCTCTGACTGCACGAGTCACAAAGAACAGGACACCGACAGGAAGCCACCTCAGCACGCCAAAGGAACCACCAGGTAGTCAAGCCACCGAACAGAGAGAAGAGGCAGAAACAGTATGCTATATGCTGCAATGGTCCTCCAATGCTAATGGTACATAGATTGGAACCAAGGAGGAGACTCTTTGCAGTGGTCCTCCAATGCTAATGGCACATAGGATGGAATCAAAGAACTCTTTGAACATGGGGAACCACTTGCCAGACAATAATGGAACAAGTGAAATGATCTCTTAGGACACTAGTAACCAATCCAGAACAAGGAAACAAATAACCAAAAAGAAGCCTGCCAAAACAAAAGGGTCATTTGAGAATGTAGTTGTAACACAATATTAAAATTAAACATTGAAATGATTACCAGTTAATTTTTTCCCTTACGGACGATTCATCGTTTGCTTTCAGAAGTTGATTTTTCTTGTAGGTGTGTTCAAGCAGAATATAGTTGATCCCTTGATTCCCAAAAAGAACACAAACGTGAACACCAACTTGCCATCCAATCACCCATATCCCAGGCATTTATGTTAATCCCCATAAGCATAACTAGGATCAGGATCATAAACACACAGCCACAAAATCCATCTCTTAACAAGCTAGATTCCAGCCAAATAGCATAACAAGCAAACATGCAGGATCCAAGCGCCAAGCACTATGACCAAGTCATATGCCTGGCAAGCACGAAACAATAATAAACCGGTCAGTAATACAGTCTATATCAAAGCAACTGATTTCTCACGGTACATCATAATTCTCCAACTACAGGACACAAAGTTCCAGACACGATAACTGACCTCATAATAGAAGATAGACTTTCATACCTGGAAGGCACATACTGCTCAAGATCTAGGCCATCA encodes the following:
- the LOC101783645 gene encoding uncharacterized protein LOC101783645 yields the protein MENPSSLLVSCPGGSEIRSDQQTRIACFEALVPTHGCRGDTGVPDSIAAPRRAETKPIWTPIHPGLAKPYTKQTKKEKKSKSPKAAGSGGGYEEPAAGGRMADHLPDDLLADVLVRLAPRGLATSRGVCRSWRAVVDARRLLRADLLPLSLEGLLLEVDAWALALFSRPSTGPATCDGLVGFLGADGTRQLDTYMRGHCNGLLLLQELVINPATGQWARLPGPPPPPLPGFGSLLTAEAIRMAALAIGPARLLVEDGTVGGEDLGAGRTWSLLPPCRSYRDRGDGPWLLRYLGEDDDDDEGQFEWSSDIEDVAEPEDGAGGCNGDDDDTDEWARNLEYIDFLGFHPFKEVVFLRQSGERGIAYHLDRSKIQDMGTLDLRRTTEFIEMAFPYTPCRMGVFPENN
- the LOC101769593 gene encoding protein NAR1 is translated as MSSSRFSPALQASDLNDFIAPSQDCVISLNKNSSAARRLQIKQKENTVSTKPPEEAVKISLKDCLACSGCITSAETVMLEKQSLGDFIARINSGKTVIVSVSPQSRASLAAFFGLSQSQVLRKLTALFKSMGVKAVYDTSSSRDLSLIEACNEFVSRYQKNQSSSGQEAGASLPMISSACPGWICYAEKTLGSYILPYISSVKSPQQAIGAAIKHHVVEKLGLKPYDVYHVTVMPCYDKKLEAVRDDFVFSVDGKEVTEVDSVLTTGEVLDLIQSKSIDFKTLEESSLDRLLTNVDEEGHLYGVSGGSGGYAEIVFRHAARAIYKREIEGPLDFRTLRNSDFREITLEVEGKPVLKFALCYGFRNLQNIVRKIKMGKCEYHFIEVMACPSGCLNGGGQIKPVQGQSAKELIQQLESVYTQDVSISDPFDNPITKRLYDEWLGQPGSENAKKYLHTDYHPVVKSVASQLQNW
- the LOC101769995 gene encoding uncharacterized protein LOC101769995, translated to MERRGQQPEDAEPPGKDGPSGAPAPPPSPFLEVTCRSSGKVRRFAAGTTARYALHAINRKLDPGAPPALHVEAVRDGEEPVSFGPSAALADYGRGWRLQTVTAQDAPGIHHATRDDTKRGETQAAEDAVARETTRSTSVYIAKIVLAFVFIFLLGGLFTYMLEVLPDMLQTSPTPESL